From Proteus vulgaris:
CCGCTGATAGCGAACCACTTGTCCGTCAGTCAGCCAAAGTGCAATTTGGTGACTATCAGGCAAATGGTGTCATGGGAGCAGCAAAAAAAATGGGGATCCCACCCCGACAACTCGCAGAGAAAATTCTGGAACAGCTTGATATTACAGGTATTGCAGATAAAGTTGAAATCGCGGGCCCTGGTTTTATCAATATCTTCTTATCGCCACAATGGGTTGCAAAGCAAGCAGAAGACGCATTAGTCGATGAACATCTGAATGTAACATCTGTTACACCTCAAACTATTGTTATTGATTATTCTTCTCCCAACGTTGCAAAACAAATGCATGTCGGCCACTTACGCTCTACGATTATTGGCGATGCAAGTGCGCGTACATTATCTTTCTTAGGTCATAACGTTATTCGTGCTAATCACCTTGGTGATTGGGGTACGCAATTTGGTATGTTAATTGCGTATTTAGAAAAAAAACAAAACGAAAATGCCGCAGATATGGCGTTATCTGATCTCGAAGAGTTCTATCGTGAAGCAAAAAAATGCTATGACGAAGATGAAGTCTTTGCAGAGCGTGCGCGTAATTACGTTGTAAAATTACAAGGCGGTGATGAGTATTGCCGTACAATGTGGCGCAAACTTGTTGATATCACGATGCAACAAAACCAAGTGACTTATCAGCGCCTTAACGTCACATTAACTGAAGATGACATTATGGGTGAAAGTCTCTATAACCCAATGTTACCTGGTATTGTTGCTGACTTAAAAGCAAAAGGCCTTGCTGTAGAAAGTGAAGGTGCAACCGTTGTTTTCCTTGATGAATATAAAAACAAGGAAGGCGAACCTATGGGTGTTATCGTTCAGAAAAAAGACGGTGGCTACCTTTATACAACAACCGATATTGCTTGTGCTAAATATCGTCACGATAATCTACATGCTGATCGTGTTCTCTATTATATCGACTCTCGCCAACATCAGCATTTAATGCAAGCATGGACAATTGTCCGTAAAGCAGGTTATATCCCTGATTCAATGTTACTTGAACACCATATGTTCGGCATGATGTTAGGTAAAGACGGTCGTCCATTTAAAACACGTTCTGGTGGTACTATCCGTTTAACGGATTTACTCGATGAAGCACAAGAAAGAGCGCGCACATTAATTGCTGAAAAAAATCCAGATATGGATAAAGATGAATTAAATAATGTTGCTCGCGTTGTTGGTATTGGTGCTGTGAAATACGCTGACTTATCTAAAAACCGTACAACGGATTACATCTTTGATTGGGATCTGATGTTAAGCTTTGAAGGTAATACCGCACCTTATATGCAATATGCTTATACTCGTGTTGCTTCAATTTTTAAACGTGCTGAAATTGATGAAAACACATTAACTCAGCCGATCACATTAGCACAGTCTCATGAAAAACAACTTGCATTACGTTTAGTGCAATTTGATGAGACCATCATGCAAGTTGCTCGTGAAGGAACACCTCATGTGATGTGTGCTTATCTCTACGATTTGGCACAAACCTTCTCTGGTTTTTATGAAAACTGCCCTATCTTATCTGCTGAAGATGAAAACACTCGCCAAAGCCGTCTAAAACTGGCGCGCTTGACCGCAAGAACCTTAAAACAAGGTTTAGATACTTTAGGGATCGAAACGGTTGATAGAATGTAATTAGCTTAAGCGCACAAATTACAGAAACAAAAAACCGATGGCATTTGACCATCGGTTTTTTTATACATTAATTCTTAATTCGATATAGCTAAAAAACACTTCAAACGATTACTCAATCTCACTTCCAATGCTACTTAATCATTAATCTTCATTAGCAGTTATAACATCCTGACACAATAGCCCTCTGATATCTTTTACCTCAATCCAACCATCAACACTATCTATTGGCTTGCTTGGGCTATAAAGGCGATCGTTGACGTCTTTAGCCGTAAATGACAGTTGCTCATTTGTTTTGTCAAATACACCCACACAGTTAACTGGCGTT
This genomic window contains:
- the argS gene encoding arginine--tRNA ligase — its product is MNIQAFLSEKISVAMCAAGAPADSEPLVRQSAKVQFGDYQANGVMGAAKKMGIPPRQLAEKILEQLDITGIADKVEIAGPGFINIFLSPQWVAKQAEDALVDEHLNVTSVTPQTIVIDYSSPNVAKQMHVGHLRSTIIGDASARTLSFLGHNVIRANHLGDWGTQFGMLIAYLEKKQNENAADMALSDLEEFYREAKKCYDEDEVFAERARNYVVKLQGGDEYCRTMWRKLVDITMQQNQVTYQRLNVTLTEDDIMGESLYNPMLPGIVADLKAKGLAVESEGATVVFLDEYKNKEGEPMGVIVQKKDGGYLYTTTDIACAKYRHDNLHADRVLYYIDSRQHQHLMQAWTIVRKAGYIPDSMLLEHHMFGMMLGKDGRPFKTRSGGTIRLTDLLDEAQERARTLIAEKNPDMDKDELNNVARVVGIGAVKYADLSKNRTTDYIFDWDLMLSFEGNTAPYMQYAYTRVASIFKRAEIDENTLTQPITLAQSHEKQLALRLVQFDETIMQVAREGTPHVMCAYLYDLAQTFSGFYENCPILSAEDENTRQSRLKLARLTARTLKQGLDTLGIETVDRM